The Sporosarcina ureae genome includes a region encoding these proteins:
- a CDS encoding aldehyde dehydrogenase family protein, whose protein sequence is MVYKTEATLQISGKILVNGEWISLDKHKDVINPAVTSEVVGFIGLASEEDVDRAITAAADAYPTWSQSSLDERIERVHQVWARVKDRVDEYTTLFVRENGKTLQEGKLDIQRCVQILNEMPENLKNWYEPRDLSGQAQQVEVRRRPRGVTAIITPWNSPMILTFKRVIPAILTGNTVVFKPATDCPLTIMVFMKELADCLPPGVLNVVTGSGGLIGDRIAKDERVRTIAFVGGTSTGKILMEKSSCTLKKLNMELGGNDPAIILADADLNKETIQKLRNGVLKGAGQVCSAIKRIYVHESRYEELLDKLSEEFNKTIVGNGIQPDVKMGPLNNESQFRFVKDLIDRAEKEGAKVHYFGRKLNEDTWEDGYFMLPAIVTNVQQDSEIMRAEQFGPVIPVMPFNDTEQVINYANDSEYGLRASIWTTDIDAAKRLADRIEAGAIFFNNHTIFKDLRLDFPGIKESGLSSVTEFGGFEHFTDSYGFAE, encoded by the coding sequence TTGGTCTATAAAACGGAAGCAACTTTGCAAATTTCAGGAAAGATATTAGTGAACGGTGAATGGATATCATTAGATAAGCACAAAGACGTCATCAATCCTGCCGTCACAAGTGAAGTCGTCGGTTTTATCGGACTGGCATCCGAAGAGGATGTAGATCGGGCGATTACGGCAGCGGCAGATGCGTATCCAACATGGTCGCAATCATCATTGGATGAACGGATTGAGCGTGTTCACCAAGTATGGGCGCGTGTGAAAGATCGTGTTGATGAATATACGACTTTATTTGTCAGAGAAAATGGTAAAACTTTGCAAGAAGGCAAGTTAGATATTCAAAGATGTGTACAAATTTTAAATGAGATGCCAGAAAACCTGAAAAACTGGTATGAGCCTAGAGATCTGTCCGGACAGGCCCAACAGGTCGAAGTGCGGAGACGTCCGAGAGGTGTGACGGCAATTATCACCCCATGGAATTCTCCGATGATCTTAACGTTTAAGCGCGTCATACCGGCTATTTTAACAGGAAACACAGTCGTTTTCAAACCTGCTACAGATTGTCCATTGACGATTATGGTTTTCATGAAAGAGCTAGCTGACTGTCTACCTCCAGGGGTATTGAACGTTGTGACAGGTTCGGGTGGTCTAATTGGCGATCGAATCGCGAAGGACGAACGAGTCCGGACAATTGCGTTTGTAGGTGGCACAAGTACAGGGAAAATATTAATGGAAAAGTCCTCATGCACTTTGAAGAAATTGAATATGGAGCTGGGTGGTAATGACCCTGCCATTATATTGGCCGATGCTGATTTAAACAAGGAAACAATCCAAAAGTTAAGAAATGGAGTTTTGAAAGGCGCTGGGCAAGTATGTTCTGCCATTAAGCGCATTTATGTCCACGAATCACGATACGAAGAGTTGTTAGATAAACTAAGCGAAGAATTTAACAAAACAATTGTTGGAAACGGGATCCAACCGGATGTCAAAATGGGCCCACTGAATAATGAATCTCAATTTCGTTTCGTGAAAGATTTAATTGACCGTGCAGAAAAAGAAGGTGCCAAAGTACATTACTTTGGTAGAAAACTGAACGAGGATACATGGGAAGATGGATATTTCATGCTTCCAGCCATCGTTACAAATGTCCAGCAGGATAGTGAAATCATGAGAGCGGAGCAATTTGGTCCTGTCATCCCGGTGATGCCGTTCAATGATACCGAGCAAGTAATCAATTATGCGAATGATTCGGAATATGGCTTAAGGGCGTCCATTTGGACAACTGATATTGATGCAGCAAAACGGTTGGCTGATCGTATCGAAGCTGGCGCCATATTCTTTAACAATCATACGATTTTCAAAGATTTACGCCTCGATTTTCCTGGTATCAAAGAAAGCGGTCTATCGAGCGTAACAGAATTTGGCGGCTTTGAACATTTTACTGATTCATATGGATTTGCAGAATAA